The genomic segment ATTGGTCTGGGATTGGCTGGCCACCATCACACGCTGGGATTTCTCCTAAGACGCTGACAGCTCTGTGCTTTTTATGACTCTATTTCCCACGAGCACTTTGTGAGAGTAAAAATAGCCACACACATCCAGGTTATTTAACCCACGAGGTGATCCAGGCCAGCTGAGGTACTGACAAGTCTACAAGTAATGAGTCAAAGCCAAGCTTCTAAAAGCTGCTCAGTGTCAGGCACTGGAGCAAACTGGATGTTGTATTAAGGATATTTCGAGTAGATTCTGTGTAAGTCTTCACAGCCTGCTGTCGTACGCTGCTGGAGCGGCCACAAGAAGACAGCAAaggaaataaacatgtaataataCACACGTGTGGTACCGTCCTTATGCAGAATCAGAGTCACTGATCTGACCTGTTGACCTTGACCTTGCTCCAAATGCCTCCCAGTGACTGACAGTGGGGCCTTTAATTATTGACTTGACAGAGTTTTTGTGACTGATGACATAAATACGAATCGCCAGAGTCATTGAGGGTCACAGAGTAATCACAGGTTTAGTTTGGGTTAATTAAATATAGATAGTTGTGTTATTTAATCATTGACTCAAAACCTCCACATGTTAAGTGGAATCCAAATGTAGGTGGAAATGTTTGACTGAAATCCTCAGCTTCAGGATCACTTCCATGCATTTGAGAAGCATCATAATCTAAGGAGACACAAATGGAGCCACTTCTTCTGAATGCGAGAGTTGACTTTGCAGGTGTTTCTGAGCACCGCCACCTTTGGACCTTCAGACGTGGGGCTGCTATCGATGCAGAGCTTGTCTTTACTGTCTGAATCACGTAGGTAAATATTAGCAGCGAGATGCAACGCGTCTCATTGTCCCAATGTTTGTGTTGCTGGATAAAGTGCGACCCGGCAGCCTGCGTGCTCCCGCTTCCATTTAATGGAGCCTAGAGAGGTATTCGGCTGCTCCGGTTCTGTTGTCGTTCACTGCGCAGATACTAGGTTGCAAAATGGCCCAACATAACCTCTGCCACACCCCCGTGACATAGCAACGCAGCTCTATTCTGGGCTGAGCAGCAATTAGCCAACAGAAGCACGTTCACCTCACCTGAACCGGCTCTGGGTCCAACGCCTCCACAGCCTTCGCTCGCTCAGCGCTGCTCTGACTTTGACCTGATATCTGTTCCATGTTGAGTAAGTAGCCTTCAGCTTCACAGGCACTGAATActaaatactactactaatactaatactactaaATACTACACCCAGCGCTTCACATGCATGTTTTAATGCAGTCACCTGCATTGAACGCCTGAAACCATCAAACCGAATGTTGTCAGAGAAATCATTAGGCTGTAAAGTGTCAGTGCCGATCAGCCAACAAACGCTGGCATCCAAAAGACGTCAGCGCTGAAAAGGCCTAATGAACCGACCGACAGCAGGTGTGGTCTGACAGCGAGGGAACCACGCAGCGGAACGCCAGCAGTCCTCACCCATTTACATCTGCACGACCCGTCGCAGCCGCAGCCCGGCGTCAAACGGAAAGGAACGTGGGAGAAGGGGGGGAACACGGGAGAACGTGGGGAACGTGGCGGGGAACGTGGGGGAACGCGGGGGAacgtgagagaacgcgagagaACgcgggagaaagagggagaatgTGAGGGAATGTGGGGAAACGAGAGGGAACACGGGAGAACGCGGGGGAACGTGTGGGAAAGCAGGAGAACGTGGGAGAACGGGGGGGATGCGGGAAAACATGGGGGGACGTGGGGAAACGTGGGAGAACGTGGGAGAACGGGCGGAGAACGTGGGAGAACGCAGGGGAACGCGGGAGAACGGGGGAGAACgcgggagaagggggggggagAACGGGGGGAACGCGGGAGAACGCGGGGGAACGTGGGAGAACGCGGGGGAACGTGGGGGAACGCGGGGGAGAACGCGGGGGAACACGGGGGAACGCGGGAGAACGCGGGGGAACGCGGGAGAACGGGGAGAACGGGGGGAGAACGCGGGGGAACACGGGGGAACGCGGGGGAACGTGGCTGACAGACGGACGGCGGCCTCGTCCTCGGGTCTGTGTGGCCTGAACCAGGGCCCACGCTCCGTTCAACACAGGCTGACACCTGTGCTGACTTTGAGTCAGTATTTATGATTTATTTGAAACTCGAGCTTGTGAAAACTCAACTTTCCATTGAGAACAAGGAGACGCTTGTTGTTTTACTGCATCAATgcaacactgacctctggtgaTGAAACAgaaagctgctgcagatcagtgaCCTTCAGGTGGTTGAGACTAAACACACTCTGTAGTAATAAAACTAATAGAATGTTTCTCAACCGTTTTTAATGTCAACATTAGCTGCAATAATTCAGCATTAGGAGTAAATGCTGTCCAACATTACACAACTGTAGATTATTGGGTGAATCCGCTGTTAAACCTCCATGACTTCATTTACCAGTACCTTCAGGAGCAGATGATAAATATTACATTAAGTGTGTGTTCGCTGCTTCACTGAGCGCGTTTCTATTCTGATCCACACCAGCAGCGTCTTTAACATCCAGACCACCAACGTgagaaagacacaaaagctccctGACTTCATCCGCAGCCGCTGGAAACTCAGCTCGCTTGAAGGTGAGAGAGGAAAAATGAAGACGGTAGAAAATAGCGACCAGCAGCTGCCAGCGCCTCTCTGTGTCCACACGGGCAGAAAGCCAGCGTCCGACATGGGAGGTCCCAGCGTCCGGATCCACACGGAGCGGGCCGTGGACCAGCAGGgttccacctcctgctgcagcagaggatcCGAGGAACCGAGGAACTGAAGCCGCCACGCTTCAACAGGCTttaacgagtgtgtgtgtgtgtgtgtgtgtgtgtgtgtgtgtgtgtgtgtgtgtgtgtgtgtgtgtgtgtgtgtgtgtgtgtgtgtgtgtgtgtgtgtgtgtgtgcgtgtgtgtgtgtgtgtgtgtgtgtgtgtgtgtgtgtgtgaattcacATCTCATCAGGCAGATTGTAACTTTTTCTGAAAAACACTGCGGAACTGAAAGAAGATGGTTTGTCTTTAACTGATtccttttatttactttaaaaccGAGTTAAACCTTTTGCAAAATgatataaaaatagaaaacacgCTGCTCACATCTAAGACGCACAAATTACAACCAACAGAAAACCACTTAGTTGTTTGtaaaaatattagttttacaACCCAAAAATTAAAAATCCCTAAATTGTCGCAGATGATCGTCGTGCCTTAATAAATAGTTATTTTAATTAGCGCTAGGCTCAGTTTTCATGAAAGTTCAGGAGCAAAAGACTTGTCATCATGTCGCCTCTGATCGTCCACTAAATCAGGATGTTTATTTGTTAGTCGGTCTCGACATAACATCGGATTCCTAGACAACAAAACAATTCATCGTACAACAAAGCTAATTTGAATTAGCACAAACTAAACAAAGCTCCATTAAACATTTCCAGAGTTCTATTTTGTTGAACCTGGagctgattttttttctatGACTATGAGTTTGTGTCTAGAAATAGAAAGACGTCAAACGTGGGTTTATCGTAACCGTGAACTCATCTTTAATCAGAAACATGACACCAGGCATTGGAGCAAGCAGCTGCTCGatgctcctttcttcttcttctagaTTGTGAAACCGCGCCGTCGTGGTGCAACAGGGAACTCAGCCCTCAAAGAACTTGACAAAGAAGGAGCAGACGGCGTTCCAGCCTTCGCTGCAGTAACTCTGCACCGGCTCCATGTCGCTGACGTagccctgctcctgctgctcctgctgctcctgctcctcgggcttcttcttctgctgctcctcctgctcctgctgctcctcgggcttcttcttctcctgctcctccttcttcctcctcctctccgccctccctccctccgggCTCTTACTGGCCGCTGAGGCCTTCTTCctcccgccccccctcccccccttcccctcctcccccccgctgCGCTGGGCCAGCTTCATGTGGGCCTCGGCTGGCGCCTTCTTGCAGGTTTTGGCCTTCAGAACCTTTTCTCCCTCACAGGCGTTCTGCCTTTTCTTCAGCTTCCCCACCAGCTGCTTCCAGTACTGGCTGGACTTCAGCCCGTAGCCCTGGCACAGGTCTGGTTTACCGGCGTAGCGACACCAGTACCTGATGAAGCAGAGGAAAGGTTTGTTTAAAGCAGTCAGTGTGGCCCGTGTCAGCTTGGCCTCCAGAACCGGGCTCACCTCTGCTCCCCGAGCACCCCGGCGCTGCAGTTGACCAGCAGGCTCACCAGGCCCTCGCCGGACGTGTGCCAGGAGCAGCGGTGCCCGTCCTTGGTGCTCAGCTCTCCAGAGACGGCCACGGAGCGGCTCCGCGGGCGCTtggccggcgccgccggcgccgtcggTGCCGCCCGGGGCTTGTCGGGCCTCCCGTGGCCAGACTGACGCTTGGCCTCTGGGAGcacagggaggcagaggaggagcaggagcagggagCAGCACGGCAGGACGCTCATCGTGGCTGGTGGGAGAAAACGGGAGCACACAATCAACCCTGAAGAGCAGCACAGGGGGTCAATGATGACGCAGCGTCTGCATCAGGCTGCGCTCGGCTCCAGAGAAGCCGCACTGAAACGTGCAGCCGCCGCATTCGCAGCGGCGTCCAGTCCATTCATGCAACGCTTCAGCAAGTTTGAAAAGACGAATGGAAGCGAGCGACAGGCGTTTCCATCCAGGCTCAGGGTTACGGACAGACGACGGAGAACCCAACACAAGATGGCGTCAGTTTAAAGGGGTTCTCCGCTGGTTCCAGGGCAGAAGCCTCAGGAACCTGTGCTTCAGCAGCTGaagagctgcaggtcagagcctTAGAGAACAAGACTCAGGAACCTGAATGCATAAAGTCCTCCCACGTCACACATGAGGAACGTGGAACACGGAGGCAGCACTTGTTCTCCAGTTTAAATTCActgaatttaaatgtaaaagtcCACTGCGACTCCTCACTGTCCGAACGCTGCTGTTACAGAACGTCTCCCTGCATTTCTACACGTTTAATGAACGTATGCATCAGCAATGAGCACCAAGAACCACCCGAGACCCGTAAGAACTGCACCaggtcctccctcctccacatccGTCCCCCAATAAGTCGCAACGAGAGCAAAGCTTCACTCGGTTTGAGGAAGAAGGTTGGACAGAGTGTTCTTACCATGTGAGGCTCCGCCGAGAGTCGATGTGAGAATGTGGGGCCCGAGCGAGCGGAGGATAAAAGAGGGAAGATGGGGATAAaagaggagggcgaggagggaGGGGTCCAGGGAACgagccctccctcccccaccgctgacaaaagctgtgtgtgtgtgtgtgtgtgtgtgtgtgtgcgtgtgtgcgtgtgtgtgtgtgtgtgtgtgtgtgtgtgtgtgtgttattgtgttactatctgtgtgtgtgtgtgtgtgtgtgtgtgtgtgtgtgtgtgtgtgtgtgtgtctgtgtgtctgtgtgtctgtgtgtgtttgtgtgtgtgtgtctgtgtgtgtctgtgtgtaggtcAGTGGTTCTACTACGTGGCTCCTGGGTGATGATGTAACGCTGGCGGTGGTTCCACAGgtgctgctgcctctgggcTCAGTTCTGACGTCCTCCTCTATTCGACCAATCAGAAGTGAGTGGAAGTGGATGCCGTCCGTCTATAGGTTCATTTGCTGTGTAAATCCTGTATGTCACATGAGTGACGGTTTGACACTGAGCAGGTTCCAACGCCAGCGCTTGGTTTCAGCCTCAGCTTTGGAGGCTGCGTTACTGAAGGCGTCACACAAGACACAAGGTGCAAAAGTGTGCATTGTTCCAGACGTGTGTGAAGTGGGCTGAATCTGAAGATGGGAGGATGTGTGGATTCATATCAGATCATATCAGATATTTGTGTTGAAAAGCCCTTGAGGTCAGTGGTTGAAGAAGaatgcagatgctgctgagctgcttttcTGCATAAATCCCCCACTTTTCCACAATTCGTGCTCTGTCACTTGAATGACTGTATGAAACAAGCGCTTCCACTGCCGTCTCTCCCTCCGTCACTGCGTTGGGTCCTCGGAcggatgaatgaggagaatcTTCGCTCTCCTCCAGGACAAAGGCTCCTGCAGGAATCTGGGTCACAGCGCGACCCCCCGCTGACTCGCTGTCATGGCCGCCCGGCTCCTTCTCATTCAGCTCaggagccgctgcagctccgtcCCCACGCACGCTGCCAACAAGCTGCCGGCGAGGACGGAGGCTGTGAAAAACAAGTCAGCGGCAGTGAACGCGCCGTTCCGCCCAGTCTGGACTCATCAGGAACAAACATGTCACCTTATTCTGTAGAGACGGATTCAAGCTCCTCAAGCCACTAAACGTTTCAGTTGCACTCATTTGTTTATTAAAgcaggaaaatgtaaaaaaaaaaaagttatggttttaaaaatacatttgtatcTTTTTCCACTGtaattacaaataataataataataataataattagtattttcgccagcagagggcagtaggAGTCCAAaacaagtgtaagtgtgtgtgtgtgtgtgtgtgtgtgtgtgtgtgtgtgtgtgtgtgtgtgtgtgtccttgcggttacattggagtggggcccaaaatccttttttttcctaccTAGGTGGGGCCCTAATGTCACTTGTAgggccctttggctgggccccacaactttaaaggcctttttgagggtcaagatgtgattttagggctgaggttagaattgagttttggttcagattagagcaaaggttggacgtctgcctttagcTCATGGTTGGAGTGAGGGGttgggaaggcattatgtcaaagccggggccccacttttatagcaccgcaaggctgtgtgtgtgtgtgtgtgtgtgtgtgtgtgtgtgtgtgtgtgtgtgtgtgtgtgtgtgtgtgtgtgtgtgtgcgtctatgtgtgtgtgttattgtgcgtgcgtctatgtgtgtgtgtgtgtgtgttgtgcgtgtgtgtgtgaccctgtgtgtgtgacagactgcAGCTTGGGCTCCGTTGCCTCCTACTGGTCACTGAATGAAACCAGTGAACAGCACAGATTCTCCACAAGCACCTAAACATAGAACTGTTCCTACGGAGCGTTTGAGGCGGCGCCGGCAGTGGATCCGAGGACGGGTCCGAGGACGGGTGTGGTGggaattttccataaagaagcagatgagagagttgtccttttgtgcgatttattgaaataataaagaaaataaaaataatggggaaagcaaataaaaagcatgggtgttgattgtgcacatcaacaaaccaaaaaccagctggggagatcagtgcacacaccacgaaggtgtgatgcaaagagcccacgatcctcaagttgcttctgccttttagcttctctgtccgactagggtggaatgtctttctaacccaatcaaattacatgcaccatcttctccctgtcgcagtgtgtgtgaagatatttactttctcacacctgcatcgctgacgtccaactatctgtgagaaaggagcaccaagtctcaacagacagagacacaactccccgaccttgggtttgggagctagagttgagagtctatcaggcagagacaagcattgaacaatgtaggtgaaatgtcaaatgcatacagtaagacaaaacataagattttaattgcagaacataagtcataaatcatataataactgcatagaagtaaggaagagacaatttttcccataacaacggGTCCGCGTCGTGAACGCGTCTCCTACTGTGCGTGCTGCTCTGGAGGTCACTGCGTTTGCAGACGAGCGCTGATGACTCCGGGTCCTTGACGACAAACAGCGGCTTCAACAGTTGTTGAGAAGTGGCTGCAATCAGCGGCGCCTCGTCCTCGGCGCTGATTGCTGCTGATAATGGGTCCAGAGTGTGTCCGGGCCGCGTGCTTCAGacgcgctgatgctgatgctgctccgCGTCTGTCGACACGTGCTGGAGAACAGTTCATCGGAGTCGTTTGAAGGGACGTTCAGAATAAAGGGATCATTTTATCAACCAACAGCTTGTTGAAGCTGTGGGTCATGATCGCTTCCATCTCGGCCCGGTTCCGTGTTCTGGTGTAGCAGATACACGTGAACACAGAACACTAAGGTTCTAAACGAAGCCGCGCGGCGTTAACCCTTCGGTGTCAGAAGCAGTGACGCCATGTTTTACTCCCGCGGTGCTGATACTTTGCATTAAAGAGAATATTTACACTATGAAacacgtgtgtgtctgctttgccTTCAGTGTGGGTTCGACCGTGTGGACGGACCAGCTGCACGGTCAGAGTGGCTCCTGCCCCTGGAACCTCCGGCCCGTTTCAACTCCAGCAGCGATGGAAGATGAAAGGAGCCgtgaacacaacacagaacCCTCGGCcgctcttcttcagctcctccgtcTCTTATTTGGTTTCTGGGACCTTTAGATGAAAACATCCACATCAGAATACGAGCCAGAACTCCATGATGTGTGCCGAGACAAACAGCTGTGACCCGGTCCGTTTCATTCCTCACACATCACACCACACTCATAACTAACCTGCATCACACATAGCCTCTCCTTTGACTCTGTTCACGTTCACGCTTCCCTTTTCCTCCCAGTGGAAACTTCTGTTTTAACTACGTCTGATCCAAAGCAAAAATGACTGAAGTCACTGAAATGAATGAGTTTGTTTTGGAAGATTTCCTGCTCGTCAACGCTTCATCACAGCCTGATGAGGACTGCTACGTTTCATTCGCTGAAGCTCCTGGGCTGCTGTACATGTTGGTACGTGAcccagctctggttctgttcgTCTGGTTCCGTCTGCAGGGATGTGTGTGATAACTGGGTCTATCGGTTCTGATGAACCTGTCCAGGAATCAGTGCGTCTGTCTCCAGCTCTGCTGCCGAGGTAAACGGTGTGATCGTCTCCAGGGAGATctcctggtgctggtgctggtgctggtgctggtcctggtcctggtcctggtcctggtcctggtcctggtgccggtgccggtgccggtgctggtTCTGGACCGTGGCggggagcagctgcagcctggcgtTAACCTGGGAACCGTTGGAGACGAGCGAGTCCTCGTCGAACCGCGCGCTCATGACGTCCAGCTGCTCAGAACCCACGTTGGCGCTGCGAGGGTTCTGCTGAGGCCCGGCCGGGACCAGCGTGTCCTTGTGGAGCGTGGTGTCGTGGTGGTAGGAAACCAGCTCGTTGCTGAGGTTCACAGCCTCCACCGCGTTGTTGGAGCACATCCTGTTGCAGCCCAGAATGGTGGCGAAGGCCCGGCGGAAGTCTGCGTTGAAGGCGTAGATGACGGGGTTGAGCGAGGAGTTGGCCCAACCGAACCAGACGAAGACCGTGAAGGTGGTGCCGCTGACACAGGGCGGGTCGCAGAACGGGAGGGTGCAGTTGAGGACGAAGAACGGCAGCCAGCAGAAGACGAAGACGCCCATGATGATGGACAGCGTCTTCAGAACCTTGGTTTCCTTCTTGAAGGACGACTTCAAGGAGGCCTCGTCGTTGGGCCGGCGCTGCTGCGGCCGCTGGTTCCGGTTCAGGCCGGGGCCTGGGTTGTGCGCCTGCTCAGCCGCCTGCTCCAGCGCCGCAATCTGGCGGATCTGGGTCTGAGCGATGCGGTAGATGCGCGTGTAGGTGGCGACCATGATGAGCACTGGGATGTAGAAGCTGATGAGGGACGATGAGATGGCGTAGGTTCTGTTCAGGCTGGCGACACAGCTCTGGCTGCTGTTGGtccggctgctgccgctgacggCCGTCGCTGGCAGAACCTCCTCCGTCACcggcccccccccctctctgtgcCAGTTCAGCTGCACGGGGATGAAGGAGATCAGGATGGACAGGGTCCACGCGACCCCAATCATGACGAAGGCCACTCTGTGCGTCATCTTCCTCTCGTACTTGAAGGGGCTGGAGATGGCCCAGTACCGGTCCACGCTGATGATGCACAGGTTCaggatggaggctgtggagcacaTGATGTCGAAGGCGATCCAGACGTCGCAAAACCGTCCGAACAGCCAGGTGCCCGTCACCTCCGTGATGGCCTCCCACGGCATCACCAGAATGGCCACGAACAGGTCGGACACGGCCAGCGAGATCACGAAGAAGTTGGTAACTTTGGAGCGCAGGTGTCGGAACCGGACCACGGCGGCGCACACCAGCGTGTTCCCGAGCAGCGTGGACACGATGAGCAGGAAGAGGATGCAGCTGATGAGGACGCGcagcccgccgccgccgccgccgccgtcctcctcGGAGCCCGTTCCGTCCAGCTTCGACAGAACCTGCGTGAAATTACTCCACGTAGTGTGGGTTTCCATTTCCAAAGAAAAAAGTGGCATCCACAGTCTAAGCGCTCATTTCTCCCGCTGCTGCCGATGCGAAGGGTCTGTCAATCAAAACAGAAAACGTGACTCAAGCAAAAAGAGGAAAATCCAGTTTGTGATTCGTAGGAACATCCACACATTTAGAGCCAGAACCGTCGCAGGACGAGCGCTCCGCGGTGTCCGCGTCCGTCCGTGTGAGTCCGAGTGGAGCCACGTCCTCGCGTGACGCGCTCCGACGCACCGGCAGGTGGAAGCTTCTCAGCTCAGGTAGATCAGAGGAGCGGTTCGGCTGTGATCCCCAACGAACGAGCCCGGTTCGGATCTGAACTGTGAGATACGCGGGATGCGTTCAAAGCGCgcagctgcttctgtttgtgtttgagcagaATAAGATGATGATAAATCATTCGGACCTCAGGCACGTCATAAAACAGCGTGCAAAAGAAATTCTTTTCAGTTCCGGTCCATTTTGGGGACCAGAGGTCGGTTTACTCCAGTCAGTAAGAGCTAGAACCGTCATGTTTTTGTTAAATACCAAATAGTGACTTATTATTCCACGATCAATACATTTAATGTGATGCATTACATTAAATAGCCTGGCAGCGTCAGACTGACCtgagatcagcagcagcaagtgGTTCCAGCGGGATGAAGCGCTGATGGTTCCTGGGGAAACGTGGCAACCGTTTCCTATTTCACAATGATCCAATCATCATATTTCAAAATGTGTAAGGTCCTTATTAGCATTTGCCCAAATGACGCTTTGTTTCCTACCTTGACTTAATGACGTCACCGGGTCCCAGCACTGCTCGGAGGCAGCACCAGGTCTGAGGCTTTTATTTAAGTAAAACCCAGAGAAATACTACATGACAAGTGATGATAAACAAAAATGATACGGTTGGATTAATTAGCTTCTTTTTACCGCTGCATCACTCTTTAGAGCAACAGAGATGAACATTAGGGTTCATTACGTCGATGCTTTAAGACACATGAGACGGAGTTTACGACACTTTTTTTCCTGCACAGAGGAAGCTGAGACAGACGcggccaccaggtggcgccaCCTGTCTGCTCACGCCCTCCCTGTCCCGCAGGACGAGCCTgatgtcactacagccacatcATTGGTTCAAACCTGCCCACCATGGGTCGAGTAAAGGTTTGTCTCATTGTTACCATGGCAGTGGGCCTGAAGCACAGAACAAATGAAGGGGTTCTGTGTGGTAGAGTCTCAGCTGGCTCAGACTCCTACAAGAACCCGGGACCCGGATCAGATGAAGAGTCACAGTCCAGCTGCTGATTTGAACCGGCTGTGGAGTGTGTGCTCTAAGTCAAAGGGGAGCATCTCTGCCGAGGCGTCTGG from the Betta splendens chromosome 15, fBetSpl5.4, whole genome shotgun sequence genome contains:
- the fgfbp3 gene encoding fibroblast growth factor-binding protein 2, which codes for MSVLPCCSLLLLLLCLPVLPEAKRQSGHGRPDKPRAAPTAPAAPAKRPRSRSVAVSGELSTKDGHRCSWHTSGEGLVSLLVNCSAGVLGEQRYWCRYAGKPDLCQGYGLKSSQYWKQLVGKLKKRQNACEGEKVLKAKTCKKAPAEAHMKLAQRSGGEEGKGGRGGGRKKASAASKSPEGGRAERRRKKEEQEKKKPEEQQEQEEQQKKKPEEQEQQEQQEQGYVSDMEPVQSYCSEGWNAVCSFFVKFFEG
- the LOC114842221 gene encoding D(1)-like dopamine receptor, with translation MPLFSLEMETHTTWSNFTQVLSKLDGTGSEEDGGGGGGGLRVLISCILFLLIVSTLLGNTLVCAAVVRFRHLRSKVTNFFVISLAVSDLFVAILVMPWEAITEVTGTWLFGRFCDVWIAFDIMCSTASILNLCIISVDRYWAISSPFKYERKMTHRVAFVMIGVAWTLSILISFIPVQLNWHREGGGPVTEEVLPATAVSGSSRTNSSQSCVASLNRTYAISSSLISFYIPVLIMVATYTRIYRIAQTQIRQIAALEQAAEQAHNPGPGLNRNQRPQQRRPNDEASLKSSFKKETKVLKTLSIIMGVFVFCWLPFFVLNCTLPFCDPPCVSGTTFTVFVWFGWANSSLNPVIYAFNADFRRAFATILGCNRMCSNNAVEAVNLSNELVSYHHDTTLHKDTLVPAGPQQNPRSANVGSEQLDVMSARFDEDSLVSNGSQVNARLQLLPATVQNQHRHRHRHQDQDQDQDQDQDQHQHQHQHQEISLETITPFTSAAELETDALIPGQVHQNR